The Ooceraea biroi isolate clonal line C1 chromosome 7, Obir_v5.4, whole genome shotgun sequence genomic sequence tttaacattttaacgcTCGCAATTGCAGTCGTGGCAGCGATGAGCGGAAACAAGGATTACAAATCGGCCACGTCGATCTACGACTTTACGGCGAACTCCATCAAGGGAGAGGAAGTCCCCTTGTCCAAGTAAGCGTAGCTTCGCGTTGAAAAATTGcatagttaaaaaaaagaatgtaacATTCGTTTCTGATTTAGCTACAAAGGCCACGTGTGCCTGATCGTAAACGTTGCCTCGAAATGCGGTCTCACACCGACAAATTACAAAGAATTAAACGAGCTTTACGACGAGTACGCCGAGTCGAAAGGTAATTTTCACGCTGCGTGAAATAGGAAACGATTCACAGTAAGGAAGCAACCTGTTTAACTGTTCCTTTTGTCATGCGGCAGGATTGCGAATTCTCGGGTTTCCTTGTAATCAATTCAACGGACAAGAACCGGGAACAAGCGAGGAGATTTGCACCTTTGCTGATCGTCAGAAAGTAATTTACTTCACttcaatataatacatttgcaTCAGAAGAATGAGTGATCTTAGTTGTAGATGTAACGATTGCCTTTCTTCTTCGATGAATACGATTCTAACATATTTGCATTCGGTGCGGTTTGCAGGTGAAATTCGACATGTTTGAGAAAATCAACGTGAATGGAGACAACACGCATCCGCTTTGGGCGTATCTGAAGAAAGAGCAGGGTGGCCTGCTCGGTAACTTCATAAAATGGAATTTCACCAAGTTCATCGTGGATAAAGAGGGCAAGGTCGTCGAGCGACACGGGCCGAACGTGGATCCGCACAAGCTGAAGGATTCCCTCGAGAAATATTTCTAAGTTTTAGTTTTCCTCCAGTTACTTCATCTTTTATGAACAACATTGGTTGGCATTTAAATGGGAATTAGTAATTAGCCACTTACTTTTTGTAATTCACTTCAATTTTTGTAATAGAATATAGACTCTATGATATGCAAAATCGTCTTTAGTATTTTTAACCTTATTCATTACGTTATGCATAAATATGACAAAATAATCTGAGATTTTTGCCAATTCTTTATATACGCATTTCAACATTTAATAGTGATGTACTATGTAATGTGATAATTATGATGTAATGCATTTTACTCAAACGACATAGATTGATATTATACTTGCACGTACGCCTTGTATCGATAGATCTTTAAGACGTTTGAGGTGTCCTATTAAATTGTCTTTCATTAAATTGCATCAAGTCGCTGAGATTAAGACTTCATTccaattttgttgaagaatacCCGAAGGACATGGAATAGCTATTAATTCGTATGGAAATTCTGAGCTGACGCATCTTCCGAACGGACGTCGTGTTTGCCCAACTTCCACACACCGTGGTCGTATAATTTTACCCAGACGCGTATACACACCCACTCTTTCGTCGTGATAATTAGTGACGCGGTCACTTTCACGCGACGTTTGTTCACGACCTTGTCTGTTTACGGTGTCACTAGCGAGTTACACTTTTAGCTTAATTGTGCCTCTTTAAGCGTTCTCGCATTGTGCACGACGGTCATCGTGAAGCGCAGAATGATTCCGTCATTCGATCTCtttgagagaaagacagaacggcatttacatttaaatttcttttttcatgtttaatatttcttactttgCTTTTAATTTCGAGAGACCCTTTTGCCGACCCaagttttttatgttttaatccATCTGCGTTAATGAAGTACAAGTAACAATTTACATCGCCACTTTCTGACGTACAATTTTATTGACAGAGCTTTCAACCAATTCGGATTCATTTACTCAACTCGATTAAGACGCTGAGGCGTCAATAGTTTCAAAGTCACAATCGCGATTGAAAATTGTAGCTTTTTAAGAGGCAAGTCAAACTTCTCGGACGCGCAATCAAATAACGATATTTCACTGCTCATTTAAATTCAGTTAGATCCTACTTCTCAAAACTCTAATGTTCTTGGTAGCTAgcgagatatttattatatctcacTATTTCAGAGAATCATTAATCACTATCATATATCAGTAAAGTTAAAGTGAGGTGTATTCGGGGAAAGATCGCGTATGTGCATGCTCGTTTGTCTGATGATGCTCGGAGAGGATCACGCGTCAAGTCTTCTGCTCGCGGTAATTTGTCGATGGACGTTGCACGGAGATGCCAGGTGTCGACAGCAGGACAAGGGTAAGCGTGACGCACGTTCCCCGTCCTGAATTCGCATCCCCGCgtcacgtcgacgacgacgacgacgatcaaAATGGGTCGCGTCCTCCATCGTCGGACCATAATCTCGGCAAGTACTGAACGTTCCATAATACACACGCGGCAGTCGTATGCTCGTACACTTGcctgtgtacgtgtgtgcgtatgtgtggaCGGTGCATGGTTAATGTACAAAACGAAGTTGAGAGATACTAACGCTATAATTAGCCGTCCTTGCTTGCGACTGATCCGACGCTCGCCTCCATTCATAGAACGCCGCTTTTCTAACGTCGTCTCTTCCAACGTGACGTTTCATCTGTCGCGAGGACAATGTCGGTCGCGATAACCGGCGGCAGAAAAATATGCCACTTTTTCTTGGACATTTAATTTCAGCTATGTACCTTCTACTAAGCACTGAgcgaagagaaaaaattaaagtaaacaTTTTCCTCGGTTTGTGTTATTGATTTCATTTACATTAAAAGTATGTAAATTCtttcaagaagaaaaattgcttTCCGCGGAGGAACAAAGTTTGCTAGGATTTGTTGATCGGTGTAGTTAAGTTTGTTACAAAACGCTATTAAAACGTAGAATGACATTTTTGAATGGCagagatatacagggtgaggcacctaaaacaggccacctgcatatctcggctgttattggtgatagaaaaaaatgtgtcagatcaaacttgcatggtttcgagggacacataatttgatctaaatagttttttattaggtggacgcgtaaaggtcatatgaaggttaacttcgttttttaaatggtatgatatgtttttttacgtaccatctagtagagcgtttgaagaagCGCACATTAACAACAATAAAGCGATGAGATATGTATTTCGATTATAATAACGTGCaaataaactataaaaatggcTATAAAGCAATCATTTATAAATCGTTCTTTGAGCAATTGAGcaattaaagttttttaatattaaagttctTAACCGATCAATATTCGTGATCTTACAGAAAGCGTTTCCACTTGCAATTCAGATCTCAAGTTTGTAAATAACTTCTTTTGTGTGAAATACATATCGTATATCTTTTTGATGTCGTTCTTTTATAGTAGCGCGTACACGTAAATGATAATAACGGTCTCGCACAGATAGGAAAAGGTTTCGAGCATTTATGGAAAATACGGCTCAGAGGTGATTTCAATATGTCACCGGAGAGACCTTTGAGAAATTACAGACAAGATCAGGCGGCTGAGCCCGTATATAGGGCGCGGCTCGTAAAGCGTGATAAATTAGTTCCTCTTAAAATATcggttttagaaaaaattatttataagtaaaagttATAAAGTGTGAAGCGAGACATTTATAGAGTGAAG encodes the following:
- the LOC105282006 gene encoding probable phospholipid hydroperoxide glutathione peroxidase isoform X2 → MLYVCLYRFNILTLAIAVVAAMSGNKDYKSATSIYDFTANSIKGEEVPLSNYKGHVCLIVNVASKCGLTPTNYKELNELYDEYAESKGLRILGFPCNQFNGQEPGTSEEICTFADRQKVKFDMFEKINVNGDNTHPLWAYLKKEQGGLLGNFIKWNFTKFIVDKEGKVVERHGPNVDPHKLKDSLEKYF
- the LOC105282006 gene encoding probable phospholipid hydroperoxide glutathione peroxidase isoform X1, with the protein product MHVIKFVLSAGLTQLIRNFAVVAAMSGNKDYKSATSIYDFTANSIKGEEVPLSNYKGHVCLIVNVASKCGLTPTNYKELNELYDEYAESKGLRILGFPCNQFNGQEPGTSEEICTFADRQKVKFDMFEKINVNGDNTHPLWAYLKKEQGGLLGNFIKWNFTKFIVDKEGKVVERHGPNVDPHKLKDSLEKYF
- the LOC105282006 gene encoding probable phospholipid hydroperoxide glutathione peroxidase isoform X3 produces the protein MSGNKDYKSATSIYDFTANSIKGEEVPLSNYKGHVCLIVNVASKCGLTPTNYKELNELYDEYAESKGLRILGFPCNQFNGQEPGTSEEICTFADRQKVKFDMFEKINVNGDNTHPLWAYLKKEQGGLLGNFIKWNFTKFIVDKEGKVVERHGPNVDPHKLKDSLEKYF